A window of Micromonospora eburnea genomic DNA:
CGGCTCGGCGGGGATCTCGGTGGTCTCGTCGCCGGCCTTGGCGGGCGTCGGACCGATCAGCGCGGTCGTCGCCAGCAGCCCGAGTAGGACGGCCGTCGATCGTCTCTTGTTGATCACCGGGCGAAGTGTAGTTATATCCACTTTGGAAGATCATCCGGGTCCGCCGGCCGCTGGTCGGCCGGCGCGTCGGCGGGTGATCGCCAGTGCTGGCCCGGTCACCGCCCGCACCCTTGGAGCGGTGAGGAATGCGTAATGTTCCGACTGGGCTACTCGTAGTTATTTGCCCCGGCGGGCCAACTGTCGGAAGAGTTATTCGTCGGAAATCTGACTTCGGTCGACCATTGTGTGACTGCTTGGGGTGTGGTTAAGCTTTATCTGCGCGCCCCAATCGCCCGCTTCCCCCGTGGCAGGCGATCGGGGCGCGCCTTTTCGTGCGCCGGGACCGCCCGGCCCGTTCGCCGACCGGGCGGTCCCGGTTCAGATCCAGCGGCCCTCCAGCCACATCCGGGCGGACCAGTCCGCGTAGGTCAGCAGCCGGCCCACGAAGATCGGGTAGAAGTAGCCGAAGCAGAGGGCCACCAGCAGTACGTACGCGCCCGCGATGACCCCACCCACCAGCCGCCGGTCGGCGGCCTCCTGCTTGGTCGGTGGTGACGCGCCGGCCGTGACGGCGGCTGGTGCCGGTGCGGCGATCGCGCCGAGCACGTAGGTGACCGCCAGCACCAGGAACGGCAGCGCCGGGGCGGTGTAGAAGGAGAACATCGTCCGCTTGTCGAGGGCGAACCAGAACCAGGGCAGCAGGCCGGCGGCCACGCTGAGCAGGATCGCCCCGGCCCGCCAGTCCCGACGGGCCAGGCCGAGCCAGGCCAGCGCCGCCAGCGCCGGCAGGAACGACCACCACAGCAGCGGGGTGCCGAGCAGCAGGATCTCCGAGGCGCAGCTCGGCGCGCCGCAGTTGCCGTCGCCGGACCAGTAGAAGGCGACCGGGCGGCCGAGCAGCAGCCACTGCCACGGCCAGGACTGGTACTTGTGCGGCTCGTCGAGCTGGGTGTGGAAGCCGTACGCGGCCTGGTGGTATTTCCACAGGTTGATCAGCGGCCCGATGACCGGATCGTCGCTGAGCCCGGAGCCCGGGTAGCGGCTGGCCAGGCGGAGGTAGCCGTCGTCGCTGAACAGCCAACCCGACCAGGTGGCGACGTACGTCACGACCATCAGCACCCCGGCCAGCAGCAGCCAGGGCAGCTCGTCCAGCACGGCGTCCCGCCACGGGCGGCGGGCACCGGCGGACCGGCGTACGCCGACCTCCCAGAGGATCACCAGCAGCGCGAAGGCCGGCACGAAGTAGAGGGCGCTCCACTTCACCGCGCAGGCGCCGCCGAGCAGTACGCCGGCGAGCAGCCGCCACCAGGGCCACTCCCGCCAGGTCGACCGGGGCCGGCCGGCCGGCCCGGGCCGAGACGGGTCGAGCCCCGCCTCCAGCGCACGGGACCAGCGGCGTCTCCGGGCGTCCCGGTCCAGCACCAGGGCGCCGAACGCGGCCAGCACGAACAGCATCAGGAAGATGTCGAGCAGCGCGGTGCGGGAGAGCACCAGGTGGAAGCCGTCCAGGGCGAGCAGCAGCCCGGCCGCGCACCCCAGCGTGGTGGAGCGGAACATCCGCCGGCCGATCCGCACCAACAGCAGCACCGACAGGGTGCCGGCGACGGCCGCCGCGAACCGCCAGCCGAACTCCGGGGCGGTGGTCATCAGGTGCCCCGGTACGGAGATGTTCGTCTCCGGGTCCTGGTAGCCGAAGGCCCACTCGCCGAGCCCGATCAGCCACTTGCCCAGCGGCGGGTGCACCACGTACGAGGGGCCGTTGTCCTTGTAGTTCCACTCGACGCCCCGGTCGATCAGCCCGTACGCGTCCCTGGCGTAGTAGACCTCGTCGAAGATCTTGCCCTTGGGGCCGCTGAGCCCGAGGAACCGCAGGATTCCCGCGATCGCCACGACGACTGCGGTGGCCAGCCAGGCGTGCCCGTCGACGCGGGCGTCGACGGTGGCGAGCCGCCGTCGGATGGCGGCTGGGACGCCGCCCCCGCCACTCGTCCCGGAACCGGCGGGCTGGGCGGTGGCGGACAGGTCGGCGGCCGGCCGGTCCGTCCCGGCCTGATCCGCGCTCGCGCTCTGTGCAGTCGACGCACTCGTCACCCGGCGATCGTAGGCTGCGAAGGTGCCACGTGGCGCCTGTCGTCCCCAAGATTGGTACGACTGTCGATGAAGGAGATTGCCTGGTGGGTGAAATGTCCGAGGTTGGGCGGCTGGTGTTGCTCGGCGCGCCGCTCGGCAATCCGGCCGACGCCTCGGCCCGGTTCCGCGAGGTGCTCGCCACCGCCGACGTGGTCGCCGCCGAGGACACCCGGCGGCTCGCCCGGCTGGCCCGCGACCTCGACGTGACCGTCCCCGGCCGGATCGTCTCCTACTTCGAGGGCAACGAGGAGCGGCGTACCCCGGAGCTGGTCGAGGTGCTCACCGCCGGCTACACGGTCGCCCTGGTCACCGACGGCGGCATGCCCAGCGTCTCCGACCCCGGCTACCGGCTGGTCCGGGCCGCCCTCGACGCTGGCGTCCCGGTCACCGCCGCCCCCGGCCCGAGCGCGGTGACCACCGCGCTGGCGCTCTCCGGGCTGCCCTGTGACCGGTTCTGCTTCGAGGGCTTCCTGCCCCGCACGCCGGGCGCCCGCCGGTCCCGGCTGCGGGCCCTCGCCGCCGAGGAACGCACCCTGGTCCTCTTCGAGGCGCCGCACCGGATCGCCGGCGCGCTGGCCGACCTGGCCGCCGCGTTCGGCCCGGACCGGCCCGCCGCGCTCTGCCGGGAGCTGACCAAGACGTACGAGGAGGTGGTCCGCCGGCCGCTCGGCGAACTGGCCGAGTGGGCCGCAGCGGGCGACCCGCGCGGCGAGATCACCCTGGTCGTGGCGGGTGCGCCGCCGGTCGCCGCGGCCCGGCCCGACGACGACACGCTGCGCGCCGCGGTGGCCGGGCGGGAGGCGGCCGGGCTGTCCCGGCGGGACGCGATCACCGAGGTCGCCACCGAGTACGGCCTGCGCCGCCGGGACGTCTACTCCGTCGTGCACAGCTGAGAAGGCGGCCCGGTGGCCCGTTCGCCTGACTCGGGTACGGGCAGCTCAAGCCGCCTGTTGATGACAAATCGGACGAGCTGTCCGGGTCGGGTGGTGGGACGCGCCCTATTGGTTCGCGGGCGACCCGAGGCAATCACTACGCTTGCTGCTCATGAGTCACGTTCTCGCCGCGGTCGCCTGGCCCTACGCCAACGGCCCGCGCCACATCGGCCACGTATCCGGATTCGGCGTTCCCTCCGACGTCTTCGCCCGGTACATGCGCATGGCCGGTCACGACGTGCTCATGGTCTCCGGCACCGACGAGCACGGCACCCCGATCCAGGTGCAGGCTGACGCCGAGGGGGTCACCCCGCGCGAGCTGGCCGACCGGTACAACCGGGTGATCG
This region includes:
- a CDS encoding dolichyl-phosphate-mannose--protein mannosyltransferase; the protein is MTSASTAQSASADQAGTDRPAADLSATAQPAGSGTSGGGGVPAAIRRRLATVDARVDGHAWLATAVVVAIAGILRFLGLSGPKGKIFDEVYYARDAYGLIDRGVEWNYKDNGPSYVVHPPLGKWLIGLGEWAFGYQDPETNISVPGHLMTTAPEFGWRFAAAVAGTLSVLLLVRIGRRMFRSTTLGCAAGLLLALDGFHLVLSRTALLDIFLMLFVLAAFGALVLDRDARRRRWSRALEAGLDPSRPGPAGRPRSTWREWPWWRLLAGVLLGGACAVKWSALYFVPAFALLVILWEVGVRRSAGARRPWRDAVLDELPWLLLAGVLMVVTYVATWSGWLFSDDGYLRLASRYPGSGLSDDPVIGPLINLWKYHQAAYGFHTQLDEPHKYQSWPWQWLLLGRPVAFYWSGDGNCGAPSCASEILLLGTPLLWWSFLPALAALAWLGLARRDWRAGAILLSVAAGLLPWFWFALDKRTMFSFYTAPALPFLVLAVTYVLGAIAAPAPAAVTAGASPPTKQEAADRRLVGGVIAGAYVLLVALCFGYFYPIFVGRLLTYADWSARMWLEGRWI
- the rsmI gene encoding 16S rRNA (cytidine(1402)-2'-O)-methyltransferase produces the protein MSEVGRLVLLGAPLGNPADASARFREVLATADVVAAEDTRRLARLARDLDVTVPGRIVSYFEGNEERRTPELVEVLTAGYTVALVTDGGMPSVSDPGYRLVRAALDAGVPVTAAPGPSAVTTALALSGLPCDRFCFEGFLPRTPGARRSRLRALAAEERTLVLFEAPHRIAGALADLAAAFGPDRPAALCRELTKTYEEVVRRPLGELAEWAAAGDPRGEITLVVAGAPPVAAARPDDDTLRAAVAGREAAGLSRRDAITEVATEYGLRRRDVYSVVHS